A section of the Flavobacteriales bacterium genome encodes:
- a CDS encoding threonylcarbamoyl-AMP synthase, with protein MLLQVHHRDPEPRKVRTIAGKLRDGAVVVCPTDTVYAFVCSPKHAAAMERVARLKGVKPQRAELSLLCKDLSQAALFVRPIDTSTFRLLKRALPGPFTFILPAGGEAPKLFQTNRRTIGLRIPDHPVVLALVEELGHPLVAASVHDPDQVVDYTTDPERIAEHLGAQVDLVIDSGMGGLVGSTVIDLSGDAPVVLRPGKGSVDGLL; from the coding sequence ATGCTGCTGCAGGTCCACCACCGCGACCCGGAGCCCAGAAAGGTGCGCACCATCGCCGGGAAGCTGCGCGACGGTGCTGTCGTGGTCTGTCCGACCGACACGGTCTACGCGTTCGTTTGCAGCCCCAAGCACGCTGCGGCCATGGAACGTGTGGCGCGCTTGAAAGGCGTCAAGCCACAGCGCGCGGAGCTCTCCCTCCTGTGCAAAGACCTTTCCCAGGCCGCTCTGTTCGTTCGACCGATCGATACCTCCACGTTCAGGCTGCTGAAACGGGCGCTGCCCGGTCCGTTCACCTTCATCCTACCAGCAGGAGGCGAGGCACCGAAGCTGTTCCAGACGAACCGGAGGACGATCGGTCTCCGGATCCCGGACCACCCAGTGGTCCTGGCCTTGGTGGAGGAACTGGGTCATCCACTTGTGGCGGCTTCCGTGCATGATCCGGACCAGGTGGTGGACTACACCACCGACCCGGAGCGGATCGCGGAGCACCTGGGCGCTCAGGTGGATCTGGTGATCGATTCGGGTATGGGCGGGCTTGTGGGCAGCACCGTGATCGACCTTAGCGGAGATGCCCCCGTGGTGCTGAGGCCGGGAAAGGGGTCGGTGGACGGCCTGTTGTGA
- the fsa gene encoding fructose-6-phosphate aldolase — translation MKFFIDTASLAQIREAHALGVLDGVTTNPSLMAKEGISGDDQVLKHYVDICSIVDGDVSAEVISTDLQGMVTEGERLAALHPNITVKVPMTRDGVKAIKHFTGKGIKTNCTLVFSAGQALLAAKAGATYVSPFIGRLDDVSTDGVQLIEQIRTIYDNYGMTTQVLAASIRHPMHIIQCAEVGADVATCPLSAILALFDHPLTTIGLEKFLADHRKAQAVR, via the coding sequence ATGAAATTCTTCATCGACACGGCCAGCCTGGCGCAGATCCGGGAGGCCCATGCCCTTGGCGTGTTGGACGGTGTAACGACCAATCCGAGCCTGATGGCCAAGGAAGGCATCAGCGGTGACGACCAGGTGCTCAAGCATTACGTGGACATCTGCTCGATCGTGGACGGGGATGTCAGCGCCGAAGTGATCAGTACGGACCTGCAGGGCATGGTGACCGAAGGAGAACGGCTTGCGGCGCTCCATCCGAACATCACCGTAAAGGTGCCCATGACACGGGACGGGGTGAAGGCGATCAAGCACTTCACCGGCAAAGGCATCAAGACCAACTGCACGCTGGTGTTCAGTGCAGGCCAGGCCCTGCTCGCGGCCAAGGCAGGGGCCACGTACGTATCGCCGTTCATCGGACGGTTGGATGACGTGAGCACCGACGGCGTCCAGCTCATCGAGCAGATCCGGACCATCTATGACAACTACGGGATGACCACCCAGGTGCTGGCGGCCAGCATCAGGCACCCGATGCACATCATCCAATGTGCCGAGGTGGGGGCCGATGTGGCCACATGTCCGCTCAGCGCGATCCTGGCGCTGTTCGACCACCCCCTGACGACGATCGGGCTGGAGAAGTTCCTCGCCGACCATCGGAAAGCCCAGGCGGTGCGCTGA
- a CDS encoding L,D-transpeptidase family protein, with protein sequence MSARPSAGSLIIGAVVLCCGGCEVVQVPSSSAEEEARTINAVFETPQVYSVRHLLAGELDSFLTAHPEHAVDSNAIEAFYRRRNGQYAWFINDSLSSAAGTFMDLVTANDSILRQAFSHDALHALIDRIRDRRDTVPLTPAFMRHLELSLTAQFFRFADRKYSGLVQRDLRELDWFIPRRKKDLAQLLDSLVAGRMDLSPIEPLHPQYAALKQRLPALYGLRWMDALPRVDLGKRRKLEPGDRDTAVVLIRERLTALGDLTWYDLGRAQDPHLYDSTLLAAVKIFQGRHGLLPDGVIGKGFLLQLNTPINDRIRTVLVNMERLRWVPERTAPDMLLVNIPEFRLHVHEGGRTIWSMDVVVGAEATSTVVFTDSLSRIVFSPTWSVPSSIVRNEILPAMRRDPGYLARKGMKRVGGSDALPRIVQEPGPGNALGRVKFLFPNSYSIYLHDTPSKGAFARENRALSHGCVRLSDPRRLAAYLLRNDTGWTAARIDSAMVRPTELSVPVRPRLPVVIGYFTAWVDEDARLNFRDDIYGHDARLARELFGEPAVPAPRPSVRRPRRQGRSLNGHHAERVAAEIPGQGAVPIGIRIRGGLRDPQAPQGLREHGQLRLRRSAPHSERDGPVQIRGMPPETPGITAQEIAGHPAVVAPNEQPDQGEAKCHPHCRRCGKPAWHRSIAHMQAQGPSGPDDADEEGPQHEVERAVLPQHAHGPVRQQGAHAKRKCRRDEPGRRPLKGAWRGRSGATGPPGQEQGAQDHGIGEPGEGEARGLSTSHAEREQHVVTLVEMHASHGIARRKRHEEPATDRHGEHAPATERCGPRVHQFRERPSGMAAHQEDHGRFIATCGGDQGTDRDRDLEAARPRPLQADQGTGMHEQEQPRPMVGHRTGVPVKPFTEVRHGVEVKQVEGRGQRPTVTPPRDQLRPARKEPGHGRRDKDEEHHRHRAIQGKADPEAQGERSIEHQRIAEVPTVPRVVLMHKALKGLAAHAHGRVAPIVTIGGAGGRQQHITREEEEEDGADRPSNGPVHHVRPGHRPTRSSIR encoded by the coding sequence ATGAGCGCGCGCCCTTCCGCAGGTTCCCTGATCATCGGCGCCGTGGTGCTGTGCTGCGGCGGTTGCGAGGTGGTGCAGGTGCCCTCGTCCAGCGCCGAGGAGGAGGCGCGCACGATCAACGCGGTGTTCGAGACCCCCCAGGTCTACTCGGTTCGCCATCTCCTGGCCGGAGAGCTGGACAGCTTCCTGACGGCGCATCCCGAACACGCCGTGGACTCCAACGCCATCGAGGCGTTCTACCGGCGACGCAACGGGCAGTACGCGTGGTTCATCAACGATTCCCTCTCCTCAGCGGCCGGGACCTTCATGGACCTGGTGACCGCGAACGACAGCATCCTGCGGCAGGCCTTTTCGCACGACGCGCTTCATGCGTTGATCGACCGCATCCGTGACCGGCGGGATACGGTGCCGCTGACGCCGGCGTTCATGCGACACCTGGAGCTCTCGCTCACGGCCCAGTTCTTCCGCTTCGCGGACCGCAAATACAGCGGCCTGGTGCAACGCGACCTGCGCGAGCTTGACTGGTTCATCCCGCGACGGAAGAAGGACCTCGCCCAATTGCTCGATTCGCTCGTGGCCGGAAGGATGGACCTCTCCCCCATCGAACCCCTGCATCCGCAGTATGCGGCGCTCAAACAGCGCCTGCCTGCGCTGTACGGGCTGCGCTGGATGGATGCGCTCCCACGTGTGGACCTGGGCAAGCGTCGCAAGCTGGAGCCCGGGGACCGGGACACGGCCGTGGTGCTCATCCGGGAACGCCTGACGGCACTGGGGGACCTCACGTGGTATGACCTGGGCCGTGCACAGGACCCGCATCTGTACGACAGCACATTGCTGGCCGCTGTCAAGATCTTCCAAGGCCGGCATGGACTGCTGCCGGACGGGGTGATCGGCAAGGGCTTCCTCCTTCAGCTCAACACCCCGATCAACGACCGCATCCGTACCGTGCTGGTGAACATGGAACGGCTGCGGTGGGTGCCCGAACGGACCGCTCCGGACATGCTGCTGGTGAACATCCCCGAGTTCCGCCTGCACGTGCACGAAGGGGGGCGCACGATCTGGAGCATGGATGTGGTGGTGGGTGCGGAGGCCACGAGCACGGTGGTCTTCACCGACTCGCTGTCGCGGATCGTGTTCAGCCCCACCTGGTCCGTGCCATCGAGCATCGTGCGCAATGAGATCCTGCCCGCCATGCGGCGCGACCCGGGTTATCTGGCGCGCAAAGGCATGAAGCGTGTGGGCGGCAGCGACGCGCTTCCGCGCATCGTGCAGGAACCGGGACCAGGCAATGCGCTGGGGCGGGTGAAGTTCCTGTTCCCCAATTCCTACAGCATCTATTTGCACGACACCCCCAGCAAAGGAGCCTTCGCCCGTGAGAACCGTGCCTTGAGCCATGGCTGCGTGCGGTTGAGCGACCCCAGGCGCCTGGCGGCCTATTTGCTGCGCAATGACACGGGCTGGACGGCCGCACGCATCGATTCCGCCATGGTGCGCCCGACCGAGCTGAGCGTGCCGGTGCGGCCGCGCCTTCCTGTGGTCATCGGCTACTTCACAGCATGGGTGGATGAGGATGCGCGGCTGAACTTCCGCGACGACATCTATGGTCACGATGCCCGGCTGGCGAGGGAGCTCTTCGGTGAGCCCGCTGTCCCAGCCCCCCGTCCGTCAGTGCGGCGCCCCCGGAGGCAGGGCCGTAGCCTCAACGGCCACCACGCGGAACGCGTCGCCGCCGAAATACCCGGCCAGGGTGCGGTTCCAATAGGCATCCGGATCCGCGGTGGGCTCCGGGATCCGCAGGCTCCTCAGGGGTTGAGGGAACACGGGCAGCTCCGCCTGAGGAGATCCGCTCCGCACAGCGAACGTGATGGTCCGGTGCAGATCCGCGGTATGCCGCCGGAAACGCCAGGCATCACCGCTCAGGAGATCGCGGGTCACCCAGCGGTCGTTGCCCCAAACGAGCAGCCCGACCAAGGCGAGGCCAAATGCCATCCGCACTGCCGTCGATGTGGCAAGCCAGCCTGGCACCGGTCGATCGCGCATATGCAGGCCCAGGGTCCAAGCGGCCCCGATGATGCCGATGAGGAAGGGCCCCAGCACGAAGTTGAGCGTGCGGTGCTGCCCCAACATGCCCATGGTCCAGTACGGCAGCAAGGTGCCCACGCCAAGCGCAAGTGCCGCCGCGATGAGCCAGGGCGACGCCCGCTGAAAGGCGCTTGGCGCGGTCGCTCGGGTGCGACCGGCCCACCAGGCCAGGAACAGGGCGCACAGGACCACGGGATCGGAGAGCCAGGTGAGGGCGAAGCGCGCGGCCTGAGCACCTCCCATGCCGAGCGTGAGCAGCACGTCGTGACGCTGGTCGAAATGCATGCTTCGCACGGCATTGCCCGGCGCAAGCGCCACGAAGAGCCCGCAACCGACCGCCATGGCGAGCATGCCCCAGCGACGGAACGGTGCGGTCCGCGTGTTCACCAGTTCCGCGAGCGTCCATCCGGCATGGCCGCACACCAGGAGGACCATGGCCGTTTCATTGCAACCTGCGGCGGCGACCAGGGAACCGACCGCGATCGGGACTTGGAGGCGGCGCGGCCCCGCCCTCTCCAGGCGGATCAGGGCACCGGCATGCACGAGCAGGAGCAGCCACGCCCCATGGTAGGTCACCGCACCGGTGTACCAGTAAAGCCCTTCACCGAGGTGCGGCATGGCGTGGAGGTGAAGCAGGTTGAAGGCCGCGGCCAACGCCCAACGGTCACTCCGCCGCGGGATCAGCTTCGGCCAGCCCGCAAGGAGCCAGGCCATGGCCGCCGTGACAAGGACGAGGAGCACCACAGGCACCGCGCGATACAGGGGAAGGCCGATCCCGAGGCCCAGGGTGAGCGGTCCATAGAGCACCAGCGCATTGCTGAAGTACCGACCGTTCCACGTGTGGTGCTCATGCACAAGGCGCTCAAGGGGCTCGCTGCGCATGCCCATGGCCGCGTAGCCCCAATCGTCACCATAGGGGGCGCAGGCGGACGCCAGCAGCACATTACGCGCGAGGAGGAGGAGGAGGACGGCGCCGATCGACCATCGAATGGACCGGTGCACCATGTCAGGCCGGGTCACAGACCTACACGCTCGTCGATCCGGTAG
- a CDS encoding SDR family oxidoreductase, producing MNDQAFVKVVLVTGGSSGIGEAICKRLAAEGHRVYGTGRTVDEQPSGYRLVEMDITDADSVQRGVQEVLTETGRIDVVVNNAGLGIQGPAEDITPELALKVLDTNVMGAHRVCRAVLPGMRQRKQGLIVHITSLAANYGLPFRGFYSASKAALERYAEAQRMELAPFGVNVVTLQPGEYRTGIATSRARPTSIGTHYSEAYERVMQVLNGSLHYSRDPDEVAVKVSRLIHQAAPYGVHYAAHGVQRLSVLLKKILPSRLFEQLMMRHYR from the coding sequence ATGAACGACCAGGCCTTCGTGAAAGTGGTGCTCGTCACCGGCGGCAGCAGCGGCATCGGTGAGGCCATCTGCAAGCGGCTGGCCGCGGAAGGGCATCGCGTGTACGGGACCGGACGAACGGTGGACGAACAGCCGAGCGGCTATCGCCTGGTGGAGATGGACATCACGGATGCGGATTCGGTGCAGCGCGGGGTGCAGGAGGTGCTTACGGAGACCGGGCGCATCGACGTGGTGGTGAACAACGCCGGGCTCGGCATCCAAGGGCCGGCGGAGGACATCACTCCGGAGCTTGCACTGAAGGTGCTGGATACCAACGTGATGGGCGCGCACCGCGTGTGCAGGGCCGTGTTGCCGGGAATGCGGCAGCGAAAGCAGGGGCTGATCGTACACATCACCAGCCTGGCGGCGAACTACGGGCTGCCCTTCCGGGGCTTCTACAGTGCCAGCAAGGCGGCCCTGGAGCGGTATGCCGAGGCGCAGCGGATGGAACTGGCTCCGTTCGGCGTGAACGTGGTCACCCTGCAACCCGGCGAATACCGAACGGGTATCGCCACGTCCCGGGCCCGGCCCACTTCGATCGGCACCCATTATTCCGAGGCCTACGAGCGCGTGATGCAGGTACTGAACGGCAGCCTTCATTACAGCCGCGACCCGGATGAGGTGGCGGTGAAGGTCTCCCGGCTGATCCACCAGGCGGCACCGTACGGCGTTCACTACGCGGCGCACGGGGTCCAGCGCCTGTCCGTGCTGTTGAAGAAAATACTGCCCTCGCGCCTGTTCGAACAGCTGATGATGCGGCATTACCGGTAG
- a CDS encoding glycosyltransferase family 2 protein, which yields MDLSIVVPLLNEHESLTPLTERLHAALGAMGVAYEVIFVDDGSTDGSWEVIRALSARDPRVKGIRLGRNYGKSPALNEGFKAAAGRVVVTMDADLQDDPGEVPALYSMIVDEGYDLVSGWKKVRHDPLSKTLPTKLFNWATRQVSGVRLHDFNCGLKAYRAHVVKSIEVYGEMHRYIPFIAQREGFRRIGEKVVKHHPRRFGRTKFGLDRFINGFLDLMTIWFVFRFGRRPMHFFGALGTVMFVLGSGATTWLVGDKLWHVLNDRPARLVSDNALFYVALVAMVIGVQLFTVGFLAELVTRNAPERGHYRIDERVGL from the coding sequence ATGGACCTGTCGATCGTCGTCCCCCTGCTCAACGAGCATGAGTCGCTCACCCCGTTGACCGAGCGCTTGCACGCCGCGCTTGGCGCCATGGGCGTGGCCTACGAGGTGATCTTTGTGGACGATGGGAGCACCGATGGCTCCTGGGAGGTCATCCGGGCCCTATCGGCTCGGGACCCACGGGTCAAAGGCATCCGCCTGGGACGCAACTACGGCAAGAGCCCCGCCCTCAATGAGGGCTTCAAAGCCGCTGCCGGCCGCGTGGTGGTCACCATGGACGCCGACCTGCAGGACGACCCCGGGGAAGTCCCTGCGCTGTATTCCATGATCGTGGATGAGGGCTACGATCTGGTCAGCGGCTGGAAGAAAGTGCGCCATGACCCCCTCAGCAAGACCCTCCCCACCAAACTGTTCAACTGGGCCACCCGGCAGGTGAGCGGTGTGCGCCTGCACGACTTCAACTGCGGACTGAAGGCGTACCGGGCGCACGTGGTGAAGTCGATCGAGGTCTACGGCGAGATGCATCGGTACATCCCGTTCATCGCGCAGCGCGAAGGTTTCCGGCGCATCGGCGAGAAGGTGGTGAAGCACCATCCCCGGCGTTTCGGCCGCACCAAGTTCGGGCTCGACCGCTTCATCAATGGCTTCCTGGACCTGATGACCATCTGGTTCGTGTTCCGCTTCGGGCGCAGACCGATGCACTTCTTCGGTGCGCTCGGAACGGTGATGTTCGTGCTCGGTTCCGGGGCCACCACCTGGCTCGTCGGTGACAAGCTCTGGCACGTGCTCAACGATCGCCCTGCGCGCCTCGTGTCGGACAACGCGCTCTTCTACGTGGCACTGGTGGCCATGGTGATCGGGGTGCAGTTGTTCACGGTGGGCTTCCTGGCCGAATTGGTCACGCGCAACGCTCCGGAACGCGGGCACTACCGGATCGACGAGCGTGTAGGTCTGTGA
- a CDS encoding NAD(P)H-hydrate dehydratase — MLPVLSAEQVRSIDRSTIEREPVASLDLMERAAKAFTTAFLLAHGRSPRPVLVVCGPGNNGGDGLAIARLLAGRKWPVRVLCPYDPTRATADNAINLRRLKELPVDVLIGAHRSIPPIVPGEVVIDALFGTGLDRPLAGHFLKLVKDLNARGARVFSVDLPSGAWADGGPDDRSAIVQAEWTCIFQVPKPFMVLPEHSGSCGEWQIVDIGLDKQAIASCASLHHLVEPGDVSRRLANRPRNAHKGSFGHALIVAGGQGHLGAAVMATAAATRSGAGLVTAFVPPGGAQAIHCTVPEAMVVEDGPMPFLSSRVPEGRWSAVGVGPGIGQSEATVHVLDELMRTFKGPIVFDADALNILAATPGMLGSVPAGSVLTPHPGEADRLFGASIDTRERIRRASAFAQQRRVVVVLKGANTAICLADGRVLYNATGNAGLAKGGSGDALTGLITGSLAQGLSAEDAVVVGVWVHGLAGDLAAAELGQDGMTVMDVIRAVPNAYKRVKEGETSQKKV, encoded by the coding sequence ATGCTGCCTGTGCTCTCCGCCGAGCAGGTCCGCTCCATCGATCGATCGACGATCGAACGGGAGCCGGTGGCGAGCCTCGACCTGATGGAGCGCGCGGCGAAGGCGTTCACCACGGCGTTCCTGCTGGCCCACGGTCGTTCTCCGCGCCCGGTCCTGGTGGTGTGCGGTCCTGGGAACAATGGAGGTGATGGACTGGCGATCGCCAGGCTGCTGGCCGGTCGCAAGTGGCCCGTCCGTGTGCTGTGCCCTTACGATCCGACCAGGGCCACAGCGGACAATGCGATCAATCTCAGGCGATTGAAAGAACTCCCGGTCGACGTGTTGATCGGTGCGCACCGATCGATCCCGCCCATCGTGCCTGGTGAAGTGGTGATCGATGCCTTGTTCGGGACCGGGCTGGACAGGCCGCTCGCGGGTCACTTCCTGAAGCTGGTTAAGGACTTGAACGCGCGCGGGGCTCGGGTCTTCTCCGTGGACCTGCCTTCGGGTGCGTGGGCGGACGGAGGTCCTGATGATCGGTCCGCGATCGTGCAGGCCGAGTGGACCTGCATCTTCCAGGTGCCCAAGCCCTTCATGGTCCTACCGGAGCACTCCGGTTCGTGTGGTGAATGGCAGATCGTGGACATCGGTCTGGACAAGCAGGCGATCGCCTCCTGTGCCAGCCTGCACCACCTCGTGGAACCCGGTGATGTGAGCAGGCGGCTGGCCAACAGGCCCCGGAATGCCCACAAGGGATCCTTCGGACACGCGCTGATCGTGGCAGGTGGTCAGGGGCATCTGGGTGCGGCGGTGATGGCCACAGCCGCCGCGACCCGCAGTGGTGCCGGTCTGGTCACGGCCTTTGTCCCTCCGGGCGGGGCCCAGGCGATCCACTGCACCGTACCCGAGGCGATGGTCGTCGAAGATGGGCCCATGCCGTTCCTGAGCTCCCGCGTCCCCGAGGGTCGATGGTCCGCGGTAGGGGTCGGCCCCGGCATCGGCCAGAGCGAGGCCACCGTCCACGTCCTGGATGAGCTGATGCGCACCTTCAAGGGGCCGATCGTGTTCGACGCGGACGCGCTGAACATCCTGGCGGCCACACCCGGTATGCTCGGATCCGTGCCTGCCGGTTCGGTGCTCACTCCCCATCCAGGCGAAGCGGACAGGCTGTTCGGTGCGTCGATCGATACCCGCGAGCGGATCCGGAGGGCGTCAGCCTTCGCGCAGCAGCGGCGCGTGGTCGTGGTGTTGAAAGGGGCGAACACCGCCATTTGCCTGGCCGACGGAAGGGTGCTGTACAACGCTACCGGGAATGCCGGACTGGCCAAAGGCGGATCCGGTGATGCCCTTACCGGTCTCATCACAGGATCACTGGCCCAAGGGCTGTCGGCGGAGGATGCTGTGGTGGTTGGCGTGTGGGTGCATGGGCTGGCCGGGGATCTGGCCGCCGCGGAACTGGGTCAGGACGGGATGACGGTGATGGATGTGATCCGGGCTGTTCCTAATGCATATAAGCGGGTGAAGGAAGGAGAGACTTCGCAGAAGAAGGTGTGA
- a CDS encoding murein L,D-transpeptidase catalytic domain family protein, producing the protein MVLLPAILALLFPSATPAEPMVVPGADRGIHLQVDEVVDLHRTYGLEGLLDLEAFRTGIERACAEAPDAHVLAIADMSRPSTQKRLVVIDLITGRTVLHTYVAHGQGTGELMAEVFGNEEGSHRTSLGLYRVGAEIVSPKHGQALLLHGLDAGMNDRALEREIIMHGADYVSEAFIAAHGRLGRSWGCPAVPRSTMSDLVRLLADGGLLYVHHPVAEALTAAR; encoded by the coding sequence ATGGTGCTGCTACCGGCCATCCTGGCATTGCTATTTCCTTCGGCCACCCCGGCCGAGCCCATGGTCGTGCCCGGCGCGGACCGAGGAATCCACCTGCAGGTGGATGAGGTGGTGGACCTGCACCGCACCTACGGACTGGAAGGACTGCTGGACCTTGAAGCCTTCCGCACCGGCATCGAACGGGCGTGCGCGGAGGCCCCGGATGCCCATGTCCTGGCCATCGCCGACATGTCACGACCCTCCACGCAGAAGCGCCTTGTGGTGATCGACCTCATCACGGGCCGCACGGTGCTGCATACGTACGTGGCCCATGGACAAGGCACCGGCGAACTGATGGCCGAGGTGTTCGGCAATGAGGAGGGCTCGCACCGCACGAGCCTTGGTCTGTACCGCGTGGGAGCGGAGATCGTGAGCCCCAAGCACGGGCAGGCCCTTCTGCTGCACGGGCTGGATGCGGGAATGAACGACCGTGCGCTGGAGCGTGAGATCATCATGCACGGCGCGGACTATGTGAGCGAGGCCTTCATCGCCGCGCATGGCCGGCTGGGCCGCAGCTGGGGGTGCCCGGCGGTTCCACGGAGCACCATGTCCGACCTGGTGCGGCTGCTCGCCGATGGTGGACTGCTCTACGTACACCACCCGGTCGCCGAAGCGCTGACCGCGGCCCGATGA